In Paraburkholderia sp. PGU19, the sequence GCGCGCGACGCGATCGCGCCGGCGCCTGCCACCGCTTCCTTCGACGACGCGGCGCCAGATCAACCCGCGACGCCCGCACCCGCCCGACGGCCAGCGCGCATCACTCGGCCCACGGGCGCATCGCGTGTCGAATTCGGCGACGCGCAGATTGCCAGCCAGTTCGATCTAGGCGCACGCGTGATCGATCGCGGCATTTCCGTGCTGGTTCACGGCGAGACGGGCAGCGGCAAGGAAGTGTTCGCCAATGCGCTGCATGCGGCAAGCGAGCGCAACAGCGGTCCGTTTGTCGCCGTCAACTGTGCTTCGTTGCCCGAACATCTGATCGAGAGCGAACTGTTCGGCTACCGTGCCGGCGCCTTTACCGGCGCGCAACGCGAAGGGCGGCGCGGCAAGATTCTGCAAGCCGATGGCGGCACGCTCTTTCTCGACGAGATCGGCGACATGCCGCTCGCGTTGCAGGCGCGCCTGTTGCGGGTGCTGGAAGAACGCGAAGTCACGCCGCTCGGTTCCGAAACCGTCGTCAAGGTGGACTTTCAACTCGTGAGTGCGAGCCACCGTGATCTCGCGGAACTGGTTGAAAGTGGTCAGTTTCGCGAGGATCTGTACTACCGCCTCAACGGTGTGATGCTCGAACTGCCTCCGCTGCGCGCGCGCAAGGACAAGCTGGCGTTGATCCGCCATCTGCTCGAAAAAGAGAACACCCCTGCCCTGCGGATTTCAGCGGACGTGCGCCAGATTCTGCTCGATAGCGACTGGCCCGGGAATATCCGCCAGCTTCGCAACGTGCTGCGCACGGCGGCCGCCCTTTGCGATGGCGATGAACTCACCACGGCTCATCTACCCGCGTGGCTCGTGCATCGGGAAAAGAACCTGCACCGTCAGCCAGCGGCCAGCACGGCATCGGTGCCGCAAGAAACCGACGACGCCGACGATGCAGAAGGCGAAGCAAGCATCGCCGCGCCGCTCAATGCGATCCTGCTGGCCGAACGCGAAGCACTGCTCGCGCTGCTGGACAAGCATCGCTGGAACGTGAGCCAGGTCGCGATCGCGCTCGGCATCACGCGCAATACGCTGTACCGCAAAATGAGGCGCGTGAACATCAAGACGTGACGCGCCTTCCTTTCACTCAATTCAGCTGGCTTGCGGGTATCTCCTGCCCGGCGATGCCGTGATCGATACGCGTTGAACCGTGCCATATGCGCGGCCCGCCTATCAGCTCCGTCAACTCGGCGATCGTGTCGATCACGCGCATGCACGGCAATTCACTCACCGGGTGGTCGCTGCTGTATCCATAGCTGACACACACCATCGGCATGCCTGCCGCCTGCGCCGCGAGCGCATCCGTCACGCAATCGCCGACAAAGAGCGTATGCGCCGGATCGACACCGAGCGCCTCGCAGGCATGCAGAAGCGGATCGGGATCGGGCTTGTGCGGCAAGCGCGCATCCCCGTCGACGATCATGTCGAACCATGCGTGCAGGCCGAAGCGCCACATCAGCGGCTCGACAAAGCGCGACTCCTTGTTGGTGACCACGCCGAGCTTGAGGCCCATGCCGCGCAAGCTGTCGAGCGTCGATTCGATGCCGGGATACAGTTGCGTCAGTTGATCTTCATGGCGGCAAAGCTGGTGGTAGCACGTCTCGTAGCGGCGCAGAACGAGATCGAGCGTCGAAGCACGTGCTTCCACACCCAACAGCGTCAACGCCCGATCGATAAGTATCGCGGAGCCGCCGCCAATCAAGGTCTGTGCAACGCCGGGCGCGAGAAGGGGAAAACCGTTTTCGGTCAGCGCCCGGTTGAGCGCATTGCCGATGTCCGGCGAGGTATGCAACAGCGTGCCGTCGAGATCGAACAGCACGGCATCGATCGGCAGATTGCGCGGCATGACTTGCATGAGTGTGTCTCCTGTTGACAGCTAGGGGGTACTTTCCGGCAGACCGTTCAGGCCGCGCGCTTCTGGCGGTCGATCATCTGCAGGATCATGGGCGTGAAGATCAGTTGCATCGCGAGCCCCATCTTGCCGCCTGGCACGACGATGACATTGGGCCGGCTCATGAAGGAGTCGTGCAGCATCGTCAGCAGATAGGGAAAGTCGATGCCCTTCGGGTTGGTAAAACGGATGACGACAAAGCTCTCGTCGGCGCTCGGAATGTCGCGGGCGGTAAAGGGGTTTGACGTGTCCACCGTCGGCACGCGCTGAAAGTTGACATGCGTACGGCTGAACTGAGGACAGATATGGTGAGCGTAGTCCGGCATCCGGCGCAAGATCGTGTCCATCACGGCTTCCTGCGAATAGCCACGCAGTGTCTTGTCCCGATGCAGCTTCTGGATCCATTCGAGGTTGATGATGGGGACGACGCCCACGAGCAGATCGGCGTGTTGCGCCACATCGATGCCGCGGCCAATGAAACCGCCGTGCAGTCCCTCGTAGAAAAGCAGATCGGTAGGCGGCTCGATGTCCGTCCACGGCCCGAACATGCCGGGTTCGAGATCGTATTCGGCAGCTTCCGCTTCGTCGTGCAGATACTTGCGCACCCGCCCGCGTCCCGTCGCCGCATACTCGCAAAACAACGCCGCGAGTTCTTCCAGCAGGTTCGCTTCCGGGCCGAAGTGGCTGAACTGGCGGCGGGTTTCCTCCGCATCTTTCATCGCGACGCGCATCGCAGCACGGTCGAAGCGATGGAATGCGTCGCCTTCGACAATCTGCGCATTGAGCTTCTCGCGCCGGAAAATGTGCTGAAAGCTGTTCATCACGGTCGTCGTCCCTGCCCCGCTCGAACCCGTTACCGCGACAATCGGATGTTTGATCGACATGCTCTCACTCCATCTTGCAGCGCTTCGCGCATGAACATCCGGCCGCCCACTGCGCGACGCGTCGGCCCGTTATCGACATGCAAACGGACGCGCGCTACACGCGCGCCTCGGGACGAAACAACGAGCGCTCGTTGAAGAGCGGCGACGTGAACGGCGCATCCTCGCCTCGCTCGTGCTCGCGGTGGTAACGCTCGATGCGCTCGACTTCGCGCTGCGTGCCGAGAAACATCGGCGTACAGCCATGCGTATCGGCCGCCACATCAAGCACCCGCACGCGCCCGGTGCTGGCGCACCCCCCCGCCTGCTCGACCAGCCACGCCAGCGCCTGCGCCTGATACAGCAACGGCTGACGCGAGGCGCGCGGCGCGCAGCGGCTTGCGCGCGGATAAAGACACAGGCCGCCGCGCAACAGCGTGCGATGCGTATCGGCGACCAGCGACGCAATCCAGCGCGTGTCGATGTCGCGCTGGCGCACGCCCGCGCTGCCGTCCCTGCACTCGCTCACATAGCGCTGCACGGGTGGCTCCCAAAATCGCTCGTTGCCGCCATTGATCGCCAGTTCGACTCCGTGTTCGGGAATGCGGATCGCCTCGTGCGTCAGTACGAATTCGCCGCGTTCGCGGCACAGCGTGAAGCCATGCGTGCCGCGCCCGACGGTGATCACGAGGAGCGTCGCCGGTCCATAGAGCGCGTAGCCGGCTGCAAGCTGTTTCGTGCCTGTGATCACACACCCGCCGCCCGCCGTGCTGGCGCCCGCGTGCCGTATCGAGAAAATGCTGCCGAGCGTCGCGTTCGAATCGGCATTGGCTGCGCCGTCGAGGGGATCGGCGAACAGCACGTACCGGCCCGACGACGTTGCGCGCACGGACTGCATGTACGGCGAAACCATGCCCGCGATCTCCGCGCTGCGCTCGCACATTGACGTCATCACATCGTTTGCGGCAACGCTCAACGCATCCTGAATCGAAGCCGTGGGTCCGCGCACGACCGTCTGCGCCGCGCCAATCGCGCCCTGCGCAATACGCGCCGCGATGGCTTCTACCGCGTGCGCGATCGCCTCGATCACGGTG encodes:
- a CDS encoding class 1 fructose-bisphosphatase → MNPAQVTLSSFLADHLASRRASAPGGLHATDAAGLCTVIEAIAHAVEAIAARIAQGAIGAAQTVVRGPTASIQDALSVAANDVMTSMCERSAEIAGMVSPYMQSVRATSSGRYVLFADPLDGAANADSNATLGSIFSIRHAGASTAGGGCVITGTKQLAAGYALYGPATLLVITVGRGTHGFTLCRERGEFVLTHEAIRIPEHGVELAINGGNERFWEPPVQRYVSECRDGSAGVRQRDIDTRWIASLVADTHRTLLRGGLCLYPRASRCAPRASRQPLLYQAQALAWLVEQAGGCASTGRVRVLDVAADTHGCTPMFLGTQREVERIERYHREHERGEDAPFTSPLFNERSLFRPEARV
- the gph gene encoding phosphoglycolate phosphatase (PGP is an essential enzyme in the glycolate salvage pathway in higher organisms (photorespiration in plants). Phosphoglycolate results from the oxidase activity of RubisCO in the Calvin cycle when concentrations of carbon dioxide are low relative to oxygen. This enzyme is a member of the Haloacid Dehalogenase (HAD) superfamily of aspartate-nucleophile hydrolase enzymes (PF00702).), which gives rise to MQVMPRNLPIDAVLFDLDGTLLHTSPDIGNALNRALTENGFPLLAPGVAQTLIGGGSAILIDRALTLLGVEARASTLDLVLRRYETCYHQLCRHEDQLTQLYPGIESTLDSLRGMGLKLGVVTNKESRFVEPLMWRFGLHAWFDMIVDGDARLPHKPDPDPLLHACEALGVDPAHTLFVGDCVTDALAAQAAGMPMVCVSYGYSSDHPVSELPCMRVIDTIAELTELIGGPRIWHGSTRIDHGIAGQEIPASQLN
- a CDS encoding sigma-54-dependent Fis family transcriptional regulator, with the protein product MSSCQPLAEKGNQVEAIMRERVRGGFAPSAPVVRSWTRCIEDYGLDPEACVAPPVMTSAELALRREQSADLIDCAKLEMATLYQQLGDTELAVVMTDADGVILHLASSPEFAGEVEDWGLCAGAIWNERAAGTNGMGTCLAEGKSIAVRQHEHFYRRYTTLTCAAAPVFDERGTIAGVLDVTSRSPLLQQHSLVLVGMSRQMIENRLLDARHTQAYRIQFHSRPEFVGTLHAGKLTVDEDGTILGANRSALVQLGFVTLDEIAGQSVTEIFNASLNEIVARSARSSFYPVAIYRTHGSSRFFVVAQEPRDRAARDAIAPAPATASFDDAAPDQPATPAPARRPARITRPTGASRVEFGDAQIASQFDLGARVIDRGISVLVHGETGSGKEVFANALHAASERNSGPFVAVNCASLPEHLIESELFGYRAGAFTGAQREGRRGKILQADGGTLFLDEIGDMPLALQARLLRVLEEREVTPLGSETVVKVDFQLVSASHRDLAELVESGQFREDLYYRLNGVMLELPPLRARKDKLALIRHLLEKENTPALRISADVRQILLDSDWPGNIRQLRNVLRTAAALCDGDELTTAHLPAWLVHREKNLHRQPAASTASVPQETDDADDAEGEASIAAPLNAILLAEREALLALLDKHRWNVSQVAIALGITRNTLYRKMRRVNIKT
- a CDS encoding phosphoribulokinase gives rise to the protein MSIKHPIVAVTGSSGAGTTTVMNSFQHIFRREKLNAQIVEGDAFHRFDRAAMRVAMKDAEETRRQFSHFGPEANLLEELAALFCEYAATGRGRVRKYLHDEAEAAEYDLEPGMFGPWTDIEPPTDLLFYEGLHGGFIGRGIDVAQHADLLVGVVPIINLEWIQKLHRDKTLRGYSQEAVMDTILRRMPDYAHHICPQFSRTHVNFQRVPTVDTSNPFTARDIPSADESFVVIRFTNPKGIDFPYLLTMLHDSFMSRPNVIVVPGGKMGLAMQLIFTPMILQMIDRQKRAA